One Euphorbia lathyris chromosome 1, ddEupLath1.1, whole genome shotgun sequence DNA segment encodes these proteins:
- the LOC136210909 gene encoding protein DMR6-LIKE OXYGENASE 2-like, with protein sequence MASSKNLLLADLAASGLKHVPSNYIRPISDRPNLADVQLSDDSISLIDLQDLHGPNRSLAVDSIGKACLRDGVFQVKNHGISEEMINSIMNTARDFFNLPESERLKSYSDDPAKTTRLSTSFNVNTEKVANWRDFLRLHCYPLEDYIHEWPSNPPQFRETVAEYSTSVRELVLRLLELISESLGLEKDYINQSLSKHGQHMAMNYYPPCPEPDLTFGLPCHTDPNLITVLLQDHVPGLQVLRDSRWIAVNPIPNTFIVNIGDQMEVISNGKYKSVLHRAVVNSQEERVSIPTFYCPSSDAVIRPAPGLIDDHHPAVYRDFTYAEYYQQFWKKELANDRCLDLFKTP encoded by the exons atggcttccagcaaaAACCTCCTACTCGCCGACCTTGCTGCCTCTGGACTTAAACATGTTCCTTCCAATTACATCCGTCCTATCTCCGACCGTCCGAATCTCGCCGACGTTCAACTATCCGACGACTCCATTTCCTTGATTGATCTCCAAGACCTTCACGGTCCTAATCGGAGTCTTGCTGTCGACAGCATCGGCAAAGCTTGCCTGCGTGATGGCGTCTTCCAG GTGAAGAACCATGGAATATCGGAGGAAATGATTAATAGCATAATGAACACGGCTAGAGACTTCTTTAACCTGCCAGAAAGTGAGAGACTGAAGAGTTATTCCGATGATCCAGCTAAAACCACCAGACTTTCAACCAGTTTCAATGTCAATACTGAAAAGGTTGCGAACTGGAGAGACTTCTTGAGACTCCATTGTTATCCTCTTGAAGATTACATTCATGAATGGCCTTCCAACCCTCCACAATTCAG GGAAACAGTAGCCGAATACAGTACGAGTGTGAGAGAGCTAGTCCTACGTTTGCTTGAACTCATATCAGAAAGCTTAGGATTAGAAAAGGATTATATAAACCAATCACTAAGCAAACATGGACAACATATGGCAATGAATTATTATCCACCATGTCCAGAGCCAGATCTTACTTTTGGACTGCCATGTCACACTGATCCTAACTTAATCACTGTTCTTCTTCAAGACCATGTCCCTGGATTGCAAGTTCTCCGAGATTCAAGATGGATTGCTGTTAATCCCATTCCTAACACCTTCATTGTCAACATTGGAGATCAAATGGAGGTAATTAGTAATGGAAAATACAAGAGTGTGCTTCATAGAGCAGTTGTGAATTCTCAAGAAGAAAGAGTCTCAATTCCAACATTTTATTGCCCTTCTTCTGATGCTGTCATCCGACCTGCTCCGGGTTTGATCGACGATCATCATC